In Candidatus Amarolinea dominans, a genomic segment contains:
- a CDS encoding DUF433 domain-containing protein codes for MLTIQLESELLALPMPDKLHLLQVLVADLTHTWPGIEKSSDIAGGAACIIRTRIPVWSLAGYRRLGWSEERILSNFPTLRPADLRNAWAYVAAHPGEIEQAIRENEEA; via the coding sequence ATGTTGACAATTCAACTTGAATCCGAGCTCCTGGCATTGCCAATGCCGGATAAATTGCATTTGCTGCAGGTCTTGGTCGCTGATCTGACTCACACCTGGCCGGGAATCGAGAAGAGTTCTGACATCGCCGGTGGCGCCGCCTGTATTATCCGCACGCGCATCCCGGTCTGGTCGCTTGCAGGCTACCGCCGCTTGGGATGGTCGGAGGAACGCATTCTCAGCAACTTTCCAACCTTGCGACCGGCCGATTTGCGTAACGCCTGGGCCTATGTGGCGGCACACCCCGGTGAAATCGAACAGGCTATCCGTGAAAATGAAGAGGCCTGA
- a CDS encoding ABC transporter permease encodes MRILWRSITRRLWHDRAGLSSLIFLVVLTTVALLAPWLAPFDPLDVDFDHVRQPPDAQHWLGTDKQGRDVLSRLLFGARLSLAVGFVSQAPILLIGVSAGCLAGYRGGRSAGLIMRVVDVFYAFPTTLLLIALMAILGRGFGSLLIALTITSWAGAARLVRGQVLRLKQAEFITAAVSLGAADWHILWRHILPNLSGILLVMLSLGIPGAIVAEAGLSFLGIGLLPPAPSWGLMLSDGFSVVRSSPHLAWAPAIAIGLTMLALYTLGDSLADALDPRAN; translated from the coding sequence ATGAGAATCCTTTGGCGCAGCATCACCCGACGCTTGTGGCATGATCGGGCGGGCCTGTCCAGCCTGATCTTCCTCGTTGTCCTGACAACCGTTGCCCTGCTTGCGCCCTGGCTTGCGCCCTTTGATCCGCTCGACGTTGATTTCGATCATGTGCGGCAGCCGCCCGATGCGCAACACTGGTTGGGCACCGACAAGCAGGGCCGCGACGTGCTGAGCCGCCTGCTCTTTGGCGCACGCCTCTCGTTGGCCGTCGGTTTCGTCAGCCAGGCGCCCATCCTGCTCATCGGAGTCAGCGCCGGCTGCCTGGCTGGCTACAGAGGCGGTCGTAGCGCCGGCCTGATCATGCGCGTGGTGGATGTCTTCTACGCCTTTCCCACCACCCTCCTGCTGATCGCGCTCATGGCTATCCTGGGCCGCGGGTTCGGCAGCCTGCTCATCGCCCTGACCATCACCTCCTGGGCCGGCGCCGCGCGCCTCGTGCGCGGCCAGGTCTTGCGCCTCAAACAGGCGGAGTTCATCACGGCCGCGGTCAGCCTGGGCGCCGCGGATTGGCACATCCTCTGGCGTCACATCCTGCCCAACCTGTCGGGCATTCTCCTGGTGATGCTCTCGCTGGGCATTCCGGGCGCCATCGTGGCCGAGGCCGGCCTCAGCTTCCTGGGCATCGGCCTGCTGCCCCCCGCGCCGAGCTGGGGCCTGATGCTCAGCGACGGCTTCAGCGTCGTGCGCAGCAGCCCGCACCTCGCCTGGGCGCCCGCCATCGCCATCGGCCTCACCATGCTGGCCCTCTACACCCTGGGCGACAGCCTGGCTGACGCACTCGATCCGAGGGCAAACTGA
- a CDS encoding ABC transporter permease, protein MSGQPPRPTWRHWLHRLGQSLLTLLLLSVLTFAVAHATPGGPFGLDDPDQTARVPLEMRQRYRQLYGLDQPIAVQYLRWLGRVLQGDFGMSYTYRNETVQQVLARTLPVSAPIGLAAAVLALGAGVPLGIAAAARRGAWPDQMARLLAVAGSAIPIYVLATLCVVIFAVRLHWLPLTGWGAPSRAILPICVLALGPLGVVIRFTRAETLEVLAADYIRTARAKGLPSQHVLGRHVLRNALLPALTLAGPLLAHLLTGSFFVETIFNIPGVGAAFVYAAADRDYPLIMAGALLAGGLVILLNLLVDVAYGLLDPRLRLTPTD, encoded by the coding sequence ATGAGCGGCCAACCCCCGCGCCCCACCTGGCGGCATTGGTTGCACCGGCTCGGGCAGTCGCTGCTGACGCTGCTGCTCCTCTCCGTGCTCACCTTTGCCGTGGCGCACGCGACGCCGGGCGGGCCATTTGGCCTGGATGACCCCGATCAGACCGCGCGCGTGCCGCTGGAGATGCGCCAGCGCTACCGGCAGCTCTACGGCCTGGATCAGCCCATCGCCGTGCAGTATCTGCGCTGGCTTGGCCGCGTTCTGCAGGGCGATTTCGGCATGTCCTACACCTACCGCAACGAAACCGTGCAGCAGGTGCTGGCGCGCACGCTGCCGGTTTCCGCGCCGATCGGCCTGGCCGCGGCCGTACTGGCGCTCGGCGCGGGCGTGCCGCTTGGCATCGCCGCGGCCGCGCGCCGCGGCGCCTGGCCGGATCAAATGGCGCGCCTGCTGGCGGTGGCCGGGTCAGCTATTCCGATCTATGTCCTGGCGACGCTGTGCGTGGTGATCTTCGCCGTGCGTCTGCACTGGCTGCCGCTAACCGGCTGGGGCGCGCCGAGCCGCGCCATCTTGCCTATCTGCGTGCTGGCCCTGGGGCCGCTGGGAGTGGTGATCCGTTTTACGCGGGCCGAAACCCTGGAGGTGCTGGCCGCGGACTACATCCGCACCGCGCGGGCCAAGGGCCTGCCGTCGCAGCATGTGCTGGGCCGCCACGTTCTGCGCAACGCGCTGCTGCCGGCCCTGACCCTGGCCGGCCCGCTGCTGGCGCATCTGCTGACCGGCTCGTTTTTTGTCGAAACCATCTTCAACATCCCCGGCGTGGGCGCGGCCTTTGTCTACGCCGCGGCCGACCGTGACTACCCGCTGATCATGGCCGGCGCGCTGCTGGCGGGCGGCCTGGTCATTCTGCTCAACCTGCTGGTGGATGTGGCCTACGGCCTGCTCGACCCGCGCCTGCGCCTCACGCCGACCGATTAG
- a CDS encoding peptide ABC transporter substrate-binding protein, translating into MTQHNLTRREFLRASLASAATLLIAGCQPVTDGASRINPAPSATPRPRVLRINMPLNRGDIGAAADPGCSGAYHSYFINSLMFSALIALDAHLQPTPDLAASWQINDDGTVWRFRLRKDVAWSDGTPVTAHDFAWAIKRNLAPTLYCGGQYWQLVDIQGARAFYTGETTDANRIGVRALDDLTLEVTLENPSAYFINLASLPSFMALPRQVVEKAGDQAWTKPENVISNGPFRLVEWVPEKQMVFTPNPGYHGGAPGVDRLEVNMIRQESTALSAYEAGELDMVEVPVAELGRVRADPRLSQELQANAELTTMHLRLSVQIKPLADVRMRHAFALAIDRETLCNKVLPGIGQPAYQFLPPNMLGHDGQTGRELAFDPARARALLAAAGYASGKEVPLVYWQYEQNETYQTLFEALQAMILENLGVRTELAPTEAGARQAWRTQRPLRPHFYRQLWGADYPDAHNFMTVLYTTPPPQADLWKTAPELIYSNRTFDDLVRQASRELDPVKRAALYQQCERILVLDDPAIIPLYYVMRHRLIKPAVQGLIINGMGAPAFRQVRLVS; encoded by the coding sequence ATGACCCAACATAACCTGACCCGTCGTGAATTCCTGCGTGCGTCCCTCGCCAGCGCGGCCACCCTGCTCATCGCCGGCTGCCAACCGGTTACGGATGGCGCCTCGCGTATCAATCCAGCGCCGAGCGCGACCCCGCGACCCCGCGTCCTGCGCATCAACATGCCGCTGAATCGCGGCGATATTGGCGCCGCGGCCGATCCCGGCTGCTCCGGAGCCTACCACAGCTACTTCATCAACTCGCTGATGTTCAGCGCGCTGATCGCGCTGGACGCGCACCTGCAGCCGACGCCTGATCTGGCCGCCTCCTGGCAGATCAATGACGACGGCACGGTGTGGCGCTTCAGGTTGCGTAAGGATGTGGCGTGGAGCGATGGCACGCCCGTAACCGCGCATGATTTTGCCTGGGCGATCAAGCGCAACCTGGCGCCCACGCTCTACTGCGGCGGCCAGTACTGGCAGCTCGTGGACATCCAGGGCGCGCGCGCCTTCTACACCGGCGAGACCACCGACGCCAACCGCATCGGTGTCCGCGCCCTGGATGATCTGACGCTGGAGGTGACGCTGGAAAATCCGTCAGCCTACTTCATCAACCTGGCCTCCCTGCCCAGCTTCATGGCCCTGCCGCGCCAGGTGGTGGAAAAGGCCGGCGACCAGGCCTGGACAAAGCCGGAAAACGTGATCAGCAATGGCCCATTCCGCCTGGTGGAGTGGGTTCCTGAAAAACAGATGGTCTTCACGCCCAATCCCGGCTATCACGGCGGCGCGCCGGGCGTGGACCGCCTAGAAGTCAACATGATCCGCCAGGAAAGCACCGCGCTGAGCGCGTACGAGGCCGGTGAGCTGGACATGGTCGAGGTGCCGGTGGCCGAACTGGGCCGCGTGCGCGCCGATCCCCGCCTCAGCCAGGAGCTGCAAGCGAACGCCGAGCTGACCACCATGCATCTGCGCCTCAGCGTGCAGATCAAGCCGCTGGCCGATGTGCGCATGCGCCACGCGTTCGCCCTGGCCATTGATCGCGAAACCCTGTGCAACAAGGTGCTGCCAGGTATCGGCCAGCCGGCCTACCAGTTCCTGCCGCCCAACATGCTCGGTCATGACGGGCAGACCGGCCGCGAACTGGCGTTCGATCCGGCCCGCGCCCGCGCACTCCTGGCCGCGGCCGGCTATGCGAGCGGCAAAGAGGTGCCGTTGGTCTACTGGCAGTACGAGCAGAATGAGACTTACCAGACGCTGTTCGAGGCGCTGCAGGCGATGATCCTGGAGAACCTGGGCGTGCGCACTGAGCTGGCGCCGACCGAGGCAGGCGCACGGCAGGCCTGGCGCACCCAGCGCCCGCTGCGGCCTCATTTCTACCGCCAACTGTGGGGCGCGGACTATCCCGATGCGCATAACTTCATGACCGTGCTCTACACCACGCCCCCGCCGCAGGCCGACCTCTGGAAAACGGCGCCGGAGTTGATCTACAGCAATCGCACGTTCGATGACCTGGTACGCCAGGCATCAAGAGAACTCGACCCTGTCAAGCGTGCCGCGCTTTATCAGCAGTGCGAGCGCATCTTGGTGCTGGACGACCCCGCGATCATTCCGCTGTATTACGTCATGCGCCACCGGCTGATCAAGCCGGCCGTGCAAGGTCTGATCATCAACGGCATGGGCGCGCCGGCATTTCGACAGGTACGGCTGGTCTCATGA
- a CDS encoding ATP-binding protein, translating to MPRWFNVAGPCNPDIHYMLSPLTRIPAVWPLIEQQGYFVIHAPRQTGKTTAMIALARALTAAGRFAAVLLSAEVGAAFNNDPGAAELAILNSWQRAAAFFLPAELRPPPWPSAEPGTRLAAALDAWAQASPRPLVIFIDEIDALQNEALVAVLRQLREGYFRRPEFFPWSLALIGLRDVRDYKVASGGSERLHTASPFNIKTDSLTLENFTLRDVAALYQQHTDDTGQVFTPAATALVFELTQGQPWLVNALGRQAVEILVPDRTQPITPETIEQAKEILIERQDTHLDSLAERLREPRVRRIIEPMIAGQTLGDVPEDDRRFLLDLGLVRRDPAGRLTIANPIYREVIPRVLTQGTQDTLPGIAPIWLRLDGTLEPALLLEAFLAFWREHGQALLKSAPYHEVAPHLVLMAFLHRVVNGGGSLQREYAVGMGRLDILLRYGQVRLAIELKTWRDEEPDPLTKGLSQLDAYLAGLSLDTGWLVIFDQRANQPRIAERTTTTEAMTAAVVIVP from the coding sequence ATGCCACGCTGGTTCAATGTCGCCGGACCGTGCAATCCGGATATTCACTATATGCTATCTCCCCTGACGCGTATCCCCGCAGTGTGGCCCCTGATCGAACAACAGGGCTATTTTGTGATCCACGCGCCGCGCCAGACAGGGAAAACGACCGCCATGATCGCCCTGGCGCGTGCATTGACCGCGGCCGGACGCTTCGCCGCCGTTCTGCTCTCGGCCGAAGTCGGCGCCGCGTTCAACAATGACCCCGGCGCCGCGGAGCTGGCGATCCTGAACTCCTGGCAGCGAGCGGCGGCCTTCTTCCTGCCGGCCGAACTGCGCCCACCGCCCTGGCCCAGCGCTGAGCCGGGCACGCGCTTGGCGGCTGCGCTCGATGCCTGGGCCCAGGCATCGCCGCGCCCCCTGGTCATCTTCATTGACGAAATTGATGCGCTGCAGAACGAAGCGCTTGTTGCCGTTCTACGCCAGCTGCGTGAAGGCTACTTTCGCCGGCCAGAATTCTTTCCCTGGTCGCTCGCCCTGATCGGCCTGCGCGACGTGCGCGACTACAAGGTGGCTTCGGGGGGGAGTGAGCGTTTGCACACCGCCAGTCCCTTCAACATCAAGACCGATTCATTGACTCTAGAGAACTTTACCCTTCGGGACGTGGCCGCGTTGTACCAACAACATACGGATGACACGGGCCAGGTGTTCACACCCGCAGCCACGGCGCTGGTCTTTGAGCTGACGCAGGGCCAGCCCTGGCTGGTCAATGCCCTGGGGCGGCAGGCGGTGGAGATACTCGTGCCGGATCGAACGCAGCCGATCACGCCTGAGACGATTGAACAAGCGAAGGAGATTCTGATCGAACGGCAGGATACGCACCTGGACAGCCTGGCCGAGCGGCTGCGCGAGCCGCGCGTGCGTCGCATCATCGAGCCGATGATCGCCGGCCAGACGCTGGGCGATGTGCCCGAAGACGACCGCCGATTCTTGCTGGACCTTGGCCTGGTGCGCCGTGACCCGGCGGGCCGGCTGACGATTGCCAACCCGATCTACCGCGAAGTCATTCCGCGCGTGCTGACGCAGGGAACGCAAGATACGCTGCCGGGCATCGCCCCCATCTGGCTCAGGTTGGACGGCACGTTAGAGCCGGCGCTCCTGTTGGAAGCATTCCTGGCCTTCTGGCGTGAGCACGGGCAGGCGCTGCTCAAGAGCGCGCCCTACCACGAGGTCGCGCCCCACCTGGTGCTGATGGCCTTCTTGCACCGGGTGGTCAACGGCGGCGGCAGCCTGCAGCGCGAGTACGCGGTGGGCATGGGGCGACTGGACATTCTGCTGCGTTATGGCCAGGTGCGGCTGGCAATCGAACTGAAAACCTGGCGCGACGAGGAACCTGACCCGCTGACCAAGGGGCTGAGCCAGCTCGATGCCTACCTGGCTGGCTTGAGCTTGGACACCGGCTGGCTGGTCATCTTCGATCAGCGCGCCAACCAGCCGCGCATCGCCGAACGCACGACGACGACCGAAGCGATGACCGCGGCCGTCGTGATCGTGCCGTGA
- a CDS encoding family 16 glycosylhydrolase, with translation MRSKQRFSLLLGLAILGLTLVVGAAAVVAMRLNTSTPSFFDDFNTFDTVRWHKADWCNPRPPFLNCWLPDHISVADSLLQIRLDDNPCPDGCRDRPYASGEYRSNALVGYGRFEARLKASNVPGTVTAFFTYTGPSDNNPNDEIDVELLGRDPTRLQVNYFTQGAGGHETWIDLGFDASAAFHTYAIEWKAGRVAWYVDGALRHEEIGARGPLPTTPMRIMTSYWACTEVDDWCGRFTYPGAATFVTLDWIRYTAFTTQFLPLAARAYPPPCQTLEGFEDIRDWHGEFGNGAICSYSQDAGYRGQAIKLDCTTFEPDDWWFVAKPVNRDWRAVQELRFFYRKQAGSADLYLALQDADDEIWGVPITADGAGWQEISVPLAAMTWRDPWDHQGNGVLDLSNVKQIRLRHWPRQPGHVIAWADELRVCPAPVTATPTPTWTPTPTPTPTWTPTPTPTPTWTATRTPTPTRTPTMTPTTTPTITPTACPTDTVPVPGGCATITPANTPTWTPTSTPTACPTGSVPVPGGCATITPTHTPTWTPTPTRTPTWTPTPTRTPTSTPTFTRTPTPTPTAPTGLIEDFEDGLVGWYSDHNDLDHFDVTAGACQGSLALRMGGTDEGNSWVGAAVINDWADRPRNWQDKTSLVYCAKRGETLRGGRPSLTVTIRDANGNALVIHRDNDQWLPWPGGGWRTIVENDAWLEYFIPLRHEAGFDWTHVAGLRIELRRTYAGSNQWDPNPDDEYLDRIRLQ, from the coding sequence ATGCGATCCAAACAACGATTTTCACTTCTTCTGGGCCTGGCTATTCTTGGCCTGACTCTGGTCGTGGGCGCGGCCGCCGTGGTGGCCATGCGCCTGAACACGTCTACCCCCTCATTCTTTGATGATTTCAACACCTTCGACACAGTCCGCTGGCACAAGGCCGATTGGTGCAATCCACGACCACCCTTCTTGAACTGCTGGCTGCCTGACCATATCAGCGTGGCCGACAGCCTGCTGCAGATTCGCCTGGATGACAATCCCTGCCCGGATGGCTGTCGAGACCGACCGTATGCGTCGGGAGAATATCGCAGCAATGCGTTGGTTGGGTACGGGCGTTTCGAAGCGCGGCTCAAGGCCTCGAATGTCCCCGGCACGGTGACGGCATTCTTCACCTACACGGGACCAAGCGACAACAACCCAAACGATGAGATAGACGTCGAACTGCTCGGGCGCGATCCGACTCGCCTGCAGGTCAATTACTTCACCCAGGGCGCCGGCGGTCACGAAACCTGGATTGACCTGGGCTTCGACGCCTCGGCGGCGTTTCATACCTACGCCATCGAGTGGAAGGCCGGGCGCGTGGCCTGGTACGTGGATGGCGCCTTGCGGCACGAGGAAATCGGCGCACGCGGGCCCCTGCCAACCACGCCCATGCGCATCATGACGAGTTATTGGGCATGCACCGAGGTGGATGACTGGTGCGGCCGCTTCACCTACCCCGGCGCCGCGACGTTCGTGACGCTCGACTGGATTCGGTACACGGCTTTCACCACGCAGTTCCTGCCGCTGGCCGCGCGAGCTTATCCGCCCCCGTGCCAGACCCTCGAAGGCTTCGAGGATATTCGTGACTGGCACGGCGAATTTGGCAATGGCGCCATCTGCAGCTACTCCCAGGACGCCGGTTATCGCGGGCAGGCCATCAAACTGGACTGCACCACCTTCGAGCCTGACGACTGGTGGTTCGTGGCAAAGCCGGTCAATCGTGACTGGCGCGCCGTCCAGGAGCTGCGGTTTTTCTACCGCAAGCAGGCCGGCAGCGCTGATCTGTACCTGGCCCTGCAAGACGCCGATGACGAAATCTGGGGCGTCCCCATCACGGCCGATGGCGCTGGGTGGCAGGAGATTTCGGTGCCGCTGGCGGCCATGACCTGGCGCGATCCGTGGGATCACCAGGGGAATGGCGTGCTCGATCTTTCCAACGTCAAACAAATCCGCCTGCGACACTGGCCTCGGCAACCCGGCCACGTCATCGCCTGGGCCGATGAGCTCCGGGTCTGCCCGGCGCCCGTGACCGCAACGCCGACGCCAACCTGGACGCCAACTCCCACGCCGACGCCAACCTGGACGCCAACTCCCACGCCGACGCCAACCTGGACAGCGACTCGCACACCTACGCCAACCCGGACACCGACGATGACGCCCACGACCACGCCGACTATCACGCCGACGGCCTGTCCGACCGATACAGTTCCTGTGCCCGGCGGCTGCGCGACGATTACCCCGGCCAACACGCCAACCTGGACGCCGACTTCCACACCGACGGCCTGTCCAACCGGCAGTGTGCCCGTGCCTGGCGGCTGCGCAACGATCACCCCAACCCACACGCCAACCTGGACGCCAACGCCGACCCGCACGCCGACCTGGACGCCAACGCCGACGCGCACCCCAACGTCAACGCCGACCTTCACGCGGACTCCGACACCCACACCAACGGCCCCAACCGGCTTGATCGAGGACTTCGAGGATGGATTGGTGGGCTGGTATAGCGATCACAACGATCTCGACCACTTCGACGTGACGGCAGGCGCGTGCCAGGGTAGCCTCGCCCTGCGCATGGGGGGCACGGACGAAGGTAACTCCTGGGTCGGCGCGGCCGTGATCAATGACTGGGCCGACCGTCCGCGTAACTGGCAGGACAAGACCAGCCTGGTCTACTGCGCCAAACGCGGCGAGACCTTGCGCGGCGGCCGTCCCTCCCTGACCGTGACCATTCGGGATGCGAACGGCAACGCGCTCGTCATCCACCGCGACAACGATCAGTGGTTGCCCTGGCCGGGAGGCGGCTGGCGCACGATCGTCGAAAACGACGCCTGGTTGGAATACTTCATTCCGCTGCGGCATGAAGCTGGCTTCGACTGGACTCATGTCGCCGGTCTACGCATCGAGCTGCGGCGCACCTATGCCGGGAGCAATCAGTGGGATCCGAATCCAGACGATGAGTACCTTGACCGGATTCGGCTGCAGTGA